From the genome of Fusobacterium varium, one region includes:
- the cirA_2 gene encoding Colicin I receptor precursor yields MSKKSIGLIWVALAAAAYGQHEVDLGKSVVYSTTGFETEMRKTASNPSIVTAKEIEEKNYKTVDEILADIPSVNIVKQGKDSIIDLRGQGDKAKQNVQILVDGVQMNSLDTSMTATPINTISPDSIERIEVLPGGGSVLYGSGTSGGVVNIITKKGTGRKATVGFDHGQYGSNKTNVAVGESFGNFDVNLAYTKNNAKGYRDYDKSDSDYFQGDIRYRISDTQNIGFKYSKYKADETYPDMLTRDEVNGDREQSGLVSGEHSKTKTDKDEYILTYNNKLSENLDLNLVLFSQETEMKINSRSYQGDTGHMKLWMTQNALFKDEKQGIKTKMRYSYGEGSSVIFGLEYIDNDAKRDSLMDMPPMMNSLKTINDLNKKTYSGFVMNNYVWNNFEFAQGIRYEKAEYDVKKYGSRIKSGATVQDPSISMTTDEDNFAYELSANWLYSDTGKTYVRYERGFTSPPPALLTNKSPEKGYYLNDLKSEKYDNFEIGVSDYIGFTSLNASVFYTLTKDEITSETEGMMGGSTTIDNYNLGKTERVGFELKAEQYLGKLTLSQSYAYINAKIKDGEVKSVDVSGNRVANVPRNKFNIGANYRFTDNFNLGAEVVYVDDIYLNNQNLGGKTNSHTVANIRANYNFNFGLSLYAGINNLFNEKYYEDVDYSVSKGYTYDPAAERNYYVGFRYSL; encoded by the coding sequence ATGAGCAAGAAATCAATAGGTTTAATCTGGGTAGCTCTGGCAGCAGCAGCATATGGACAACATGAAGTAGATTTAGGAAAAAGTGTTGTTTATTCAACGACAGGGTTTGAAACTGAAATGAGAAAAACAGCAAGCAATCCAAGTATAGTTACAGCTAAAGAAATTGAAGAAAAAAATTATAAGACAGTAGATGAAATATTAGCTGATATTCCTAGTGTTAACATTGTAAAGCAAGGGAAAGATTCAATAATTGATTTGAGAGGACAGGGAGATAAGGCTAAACAAAATGTACAAATACTTGTAGATGGAGTGCAAATGAATTCTCTTGATACTTCAATGACAGCTACTCCTATCAATACAATATCACCAGACAGTATTGAAAGAATAGAGGTGCTTCCAGGTGGAGGTTCAGTTCTTTATGGAAGTGGAACTTCAGGAGGAGTAGTAAACATCATTACTAAAAAGGGAACTGGAAGAAAGGCAACAGTAGGATTTGACCATGGGCAATATGGAAGTAATAAAACTAATGTAGCTGTAGGAGAAAGTTTTGGAAACTTTGATGTAAATCTTGCTTATACTAAAAATAATGCAAAGGGATATAGAGATTATGATAAATCTGATTCTGATTATTTTCAAGGGGATATCAGATATAGAATATCTGATACACAGAATATTGGATTTAAATATTCAAAATATAAAGCAGATGAAACTTATCCTGATATGTTGACTAGAGATGAAGTGAATGGAGATAGAGAACAATCAGGACTTGTATCAGGAGAACATAGTAAAACAAAAACAGATAAAGATGAATATATTTTAACTTATAATAATAAATTAAGTGAAAATCTTGATTTGAATTTAGTATTATTCTCACAGGAAACAGAGATGAAAATAAACAGCAGAAGTTATCAGGGAGATACGGGTCATATGAAACTTTGGATGACACAAAATGCTTTGTTTAAAGATGAAAAACAAGGAATTAAAACTAAAATGAGATATTCATATGGAGAAGGAAGCTCAGTAATTTTTGGTTTAGAATATATTGATAATGACGCAAAAAGAGATAGTTTAATGGATATGCCTCCAATGATGAATAGTTTAAAGACTATAAATGATTTAAATAAAAAGACATACAGCGGATTTGTAATGAATAACTATGTATGGAATAATTTTGAATTTGCTCAAGGAATTAGATATGAAAAGGCAGAGTATGATGTTAAGAAATATGGTTCAAGAATAAAAAGCGGAGCAACAGTACAAGATCCAAGTATTTCGATGACTACAGATGAAGATAATTTTGCTTATGAATTGTCTGCAAATTGGCTATATTCTGATACTGGTAAAACTTATGTAAGATATGAAAGAGGATTTACTTCTCCACCACCAGCTTTATTAACAAACAAATCTCCAGAAAAAGGATATTATTTAAATGATTTAAAATCAGAAAAATATGATAACTTTGAAATTGGTGTATCAGACTATATAGGATTTACAAGTTTAAATGCTTCAGTATTCTATACACTCACTAAAGATGAGATAACTAGTGAAACTGAGGGAATGATGGGAGGAAGCACAACAATAGATAATTACAACTTAGGAAAAACAGAAAGAGTTGGATTTGAATTAAAAGCTGAACAATATCTTGGAAAACTTACTTTATCTCAATCTTATGCATATATTAATGCAAAAATTAAAGATGGAGAAGTAAAAAGTGTAGATGTATCTGGAAACAGAGTAGCTAATGTACCAAGAAATAAATTTAATATTGGAGCTAACTACAGATTTACTGATAACTTCAATTTAGGTGCAGAAGTAGTATATGTAGATGATATATACTTAAATAACCAAAACTTGGGAGGAAAAACTAACTCTCATACTGTGGCCAACATCAGAGCAAACTATAACTTTAACTTTGGTTTAAGTTTATATGCTGGAATTAACAATTTATTTAATGAAAAATATTATGAAGATGTAGATTATAGCGTATCTAAAGGATATACATATGACCCAGCAGCTGAAAGAAATTATTATGTAGGATTCAGATATAGTTTATAA
- the hemN gene encoding Oxygen-independent coproporphyrinogen-III oxidase: protein MEKNLLLFDKRLKSHHDSNSLINKYIKSERADKESFDLLLQENPDGRKKAIYVHTPYCDKICSFCNLNRKQIDGSLDSYAQYIADEFDKYGQTNYFKKSEFEVIFFGGGTPTVYKPHQLEIILESIKRNVTLTKDYEFTFETTLHNLTEEKLEVMMKYGVNRLSVGIQTFSDRGRKFYNRTYGKEEVIERLKKLKAFFKGDVCVDIIYNFPDETLEEVIEDARIVKELELSSASFYSLMVHEGSKLSKDIEAEKVKLEEDMKKDYLLYQHFINEMLREDKYHVLELTKIAKNNGDNYKYIKVRNTGGDTFPIGVGSGGSVHGIGVYRMSKEMSFYSKQTDYHEKFSRLSGFMQFPIINKGDVRNILSEEEYKYFAEKMKDYEKKGLLNEKEDSFVLTQSGIFWGNNISSDIIIYVMEKLFNK from the coding sequence ATGGAAAAAAATTTACTACTGTTTGATAAGAGGCTAAAATCTCATCATGACAGTAATAGTTTGATTAACAAATATATTAAAAGTGAAAGGGCTGATAAGGAAAGTTTTGACTTATTGCTTCAAGAAAATCCTGATGGGAGAAAGAAAGCGATATATGTACATACACCATATTGTGATAAAATATGTTCTTTTTGCAATCTTAACAGGAAGCAGATAGATGGAAGTCTTGATTCATATGCTCAATATATAGCAGATGAATTTGATAAATATGGGCAGACAAATTATTTTAAAAAAAGTGAATTTGAAGTAATATTTTTCGGTGGAGGGACACCTACTGTATATAAACCCCATCAACTTGAAATAATACTTGAAAGTATAAAAAGAAATGTAACTTTAACAAAAGATTATGAATTTACATTTGAAACTACACTGCATAACTTAACTGAGGAAAAGTTAGAAGTTATGATGAAGTATGGAGTAAATAGATTGAGTGTAGGAATACAGACATTTTCTGATAGAGGAAGAAAATTTTATAACAGAACTTATGGGAAAGAAGAGGTAATTGAAAGACTTAAAAAGTTAAAAGCTTTTTTTAAGGGAGATGTGTGTGTGGACATTATCTATAATTTTCCTGATGAAACTTTAGAAGAAGTAATTGAAGATGCAAGAATTGTAAAGGAATTAGAATTAAGCAGTGCAAGTTTTTACTCTCTTATGGTACATGAAGGTTCAAAATTATCAAAGGATATAGAAGCAGAAAAAGTAAAGCTAGAAGAAGATATGAAAAAAGATTATCTTCTATATCAACACTTTATAAATGAAATGCTAAGGGAAGATAAATATCATGTTCTTGAATTGACTAAAATAGCTAAGAACAATGGAGATAATTATAAATATATTAAAGTTAGAAATACTGGAGGAGATACTTTTCCAATAGGAGTAGGTTCTGGAGGATCAGTTCATGGAATTGGAGTTTATAGAATGAGTAAAGAGATGTCGTTTTATTCTAAACAGACTGATTACCATGAAAAGTTTTCAAGACTCTCTGGATTTATGCAGTTTCCAATAATAAATAAGGGAGATGTAAGAAATATTTTATCAGAAGAAGAATATAAGTATTTTGCTGAAAAAATGAAAGATTATGAAAAGAAAGGATTGTTGAATGAAAAAGAGGACTCTTTTGTTTTAACGCAAAGTGGGATATTCTGGGGAAATAATATTTCAAGTGACATTATAATTTATGTTATGGAAAAGCTTTTTAATAAATAA
- a CDS encoding flavodoxin, translating to MKTLVTYSTKTGNTKKVAESIAKAIENSEIKDIAEVNNLDYNLIIVGTWIDKGTADAKALNFIKTIKNKNTAFFFTLGAYPDSQHALDCIENITKLFTENENKVLGHFLCQGAIDPKLIEMMKTKFGPDHPHGPNPERIKRWKDASFHPDETDLNNAYVYFKELIEKL from the coding sequence ATGAAAACACTTGTTACTTATTCTACAAAAACTGGTAATACAAAAAAGGTTGCTGAATCTATTGCTAAAGCTATAGAAAATTCTGAAATAAAAGATATTGCAGAAGTAAACAATCTGGATTACAATTTGATTATTGTAGGAACTTGGATAGATAAAGGTACAGCAGATGCAAAAGCATTGAACTTTATAAAAACTATCAAAAATAAAAACACAGCATTTTTCTTTACACTTGGAGCTTATCCTGATTCACAACATGCTTTAGACTGTATTGAAAATATAACAAAACTTTTTACAGAGAATGAAAATAAAGTATTAGGACACTTCCTGTGTCAAGGTGCTATTGATCCTAAACTTATAGAAATGATGAAAACTAAATTCGGACCTGACCATCCTCATGGACCAAATCCAGAGAGAATAAAAAGATGGAAAGATGCAAGCTTTCACCCTGATGAAACAGATTTAAATAATGCTTATGTATATTTTAAAGAGCTTATAGAAAAACTTTAA
- the tolQ_2 gene encoding colicin uptake protein TolQ, with the protein MMYYFKVGGPLMWVLFILSLISTTVIIERLFFFFKKEKTMNRNFRKEVIMAVSNRDMCRIIEICDKERNSVGCTVKKFLCRCNICDTNLKDFHQFDQIIKEIEMDEISPLEKRLHILGIIAHVAPMLGLLGTVTGMIDAFKDLAKFGAGDPTIVADSISKALITTAAGLSIAIPALVVYNLLNKRIEEIEEEIDKITTNVINIVRG; encoded by the coding sequence ATGATGTACTATTTTAAAGTTGGAGGTCCACTGATGTGGGTACTTTTCATACTATCTCTTATCTCTACAACTGTTATAATTGAAAGATTATTCTTTTTCTTTAAAAAGGAAAAGACTATGAACAGAAATTTTAGGAAAGAAGTAATAATGGCTGTTTCTAATAGAGATATGTGTAGAATTATTGAAATTTGTGATAAAGAAAGAAATTCTGTTGGGTGCACAGTTAAAAAATTTCTTTGCAGATGCAATATATGTGATACTAACCTAAAAGACTTTCACCAATTTGATCAAATAATAAAAGAAATTGAGATGGATGAAATCAGTCCGCTGGAAAAAAGACTTCATATCTTAGGTATAATAGCTCATGTAGCTCCTATGCTTGGACTTTTAGGAACTGTTACAGGAATGATAGATGCATTTAAAGATCTTGCTAAATTTGGAGCAGGGGATCCAACAATTGTAGCCGACAGTATCTCAAAAGCTTTGATAACTACAGCAGCTGGTCTTTCTATCGCTATTCCTGCACTAGTTGTATATAATCTTTTAAATAAAAGAATTGAGGAAATTGAAGAGGAAATAGATAAAATAACAACTAATGTTATTAATATTGTGAGGGGATAA
- a CDS encoding biopolymer transport protein ExbD codes for MARYKKKRALLTPDLTPLIDVVFLLLIFFIVSTTFNKYGNIDIDLPTSTLTSEENDDKNLEIIIDKDNRYFITFGNKKNVEITFDEIDYYLNGAKSVSITGDKDLKYQNIIDIITKVKKHGIENLGINFYE; via the coding sequence ATGGCTAGATATAAGAAAAAAAGAGCACTTCTCACTCCTGATTTGACACCGCTTATAGATGTGGTGTTTTTACTTTTAATATTTTTCATAGTTTCTACAACATTTAATAAATATGGGAATATTGATATCGATCTTCCAACTTCAACACTGACTAGTGAAGAAAATGATGATAAAAATCTAGAAATTATTATTGATAAAGACAATAGATATTTTATCACTTTTGGAAATAAAAAAAATGTAGAAATAACTTTTGACGAGATAGATTATTATCTCAATGGAGCAAAAAGTGTTTCTATAACTGGGGATAAAGATTTGAAATATCAAAATATTATTGATATCATAACTAAAGTCAAAAAACATGGCATAGAAAATTTAGGAATAAATTTTTATGAGTAA
- a CDS encoding transport protein TonB, producing MKRYFIIALLLHGMLFLRLGLPTVTKDLDSKDNFLKQSVPVTFTQISRAVPAAAPAPLPVVEVPKPQEKPKKEIVKPETPKPVSKKTIPKKTEPKKEINKEPEVETKETSKVPETITTAASSNDSTSIPSVDNLFTANADGTYNAVSNHGIKYKIVKEIAPTYPKQAENIRYRKKVVVKAKFLVDQSGNVKNISIINSHSKLGFDQAVIEALGKWKFSPIVYNGKIISVYFQKEFIFEPKS from the coding sequence ATGAAGAGATACTTTATTATAGCACTTCTATTACATGGAATGCTCTTTTTACGATTGGGGCTTCCAACTGTTACAAAAGATTTAGATAGCAAAGATAATTTCTTAAAACAAAGTGTTCCAGTCACTTTTACTCAAATAAGTAGAGCTGTCCCTGCAGCTGCTCCAGCTCCCCTACCTGTTGTTGAAGTTCCTAAACCTCAAGAAAAGCCCAAAAAAGAAATAGTAAAACCTGAAACACCCAAACCTGTTTCAAAGAAAACAATCCCTAAAAAAACTGAACCTAAAAAAGAAATAAATAAAGAACCTGAAGTTGAAACAAAAGAAACTTCAAAAGTTCCAGAAACTATAACTACTGCTGCATCTAGTAACGATTCTACTTCTATTCCAAGTGTTGACAACTTATTTACTGCCAATGCTGATGGAACTTATAATGCTGTATCTAATCATGGAATAAAATATAAAATAGTTAAAGAAATAGCTCCTACTTATCCTAAACAAGCTGAGAATATTAGGTATAGAAAAAAAGTAGTAGTAAAAGCAAAATTCTTGGTAGATCAGTCAGGTAATGTAAAAAATATTTCTATTATAAATTCACATAGTAAATTAGGATTCGATCAGGCAGTAATAGAGGCTTTAGGTAAATGGAAATTTTCACCAATTGTGTATAATGGGAAAATTATTAGTGTATACTTTCAAAAAGAATTTATTTTTGAACCAAAATCATAA
- the ptsG_4 gene encoding EIICB-Glc, producing MFSYLQKIGKALMVPVAVLPAAAILLGLGYWIDPVGWGGESVLAAFFIKSGGAIIDNMPILFAIGVAFGMSKDKNGSAALAGLVSFLVVTTLLSPGAVGMIKGIPANEVPAGFAKINNQFTGILCGVISSALYNKFSEVELPKFLSFFSGKRLVPIISSFVMMLVSFILMYIWPAVYSGLVTFGEGISKLGPVGAGIYGFFNRLLIPVGLHHALNSVFWFDVAGINDIPNFLGGAKSIAEGTAVIGKTGMYQAGFFPIMMFGLLGACLAFVRTAKPQNRAKISSIMLAAGFASFFTGVTEPIEFAFMFVAPGLYLVHAILTGISVFIAASMHWMAGFGFSAGFIDLVLSTRNPLAQGWYMLVVQGLVFFVIYYVIFKFAIEKFNLKTPGREDDDDTVEEKGASKVTSNTELAAALLPLLGGKSNIVNIDNCTTRLRLDVVDSSVVKEGEIKKLVPGVLKPSKTAVQVIVGPEVEFVATELKKLV from the coding sequence ATGTTTAGTTATCTACAAAAAATAGGTAAAGCACTTATGGTGCCAGTTGCTGTTCTACCTGCAGCAGCAATATTGTTAGGTTTAGGATATTGGATTGACCCTGTAGGTTGGGGAGGAGAAAGTGTACTAGCAGCTTTCTTTATAAAATCAGGAGGGGCAATAATTGATAATATGCCTATTCTGTTTGCTATTGGTGTAGCTTTTGGTATGTCTAAGGATAAGAATGGATCAGCAGCTCTAGCAGGATTAGTTTCTTTCTTAGTTGTAACTACTTTATTATCTCCAGGTGCAGTAGGAATGATTAAAGGAATTCCTGCAAATGAAGTACCTGCTGGATTTGCTAAAATAAACAACCAATTTACTGGTATTCTTTGTGGAGTTATATCTTCAGCACTTTATAATAAATTTAGTGAAGTGGAACTGCCAAAGTTTTTATCTTTCTTTAGTGGAAAAAGACTTGTTCCAATTATTTCATCATTTGTTATGATGTTGGTTTCTTTCATACTTATGTATATCTGGCCAGCAGTTTATTCTGGACTTGTAACATTTGGTGAAGGAATCAGTAAACTAGGACCAGTTGGAGCTGGAATTTATGGATTCTTTAACAGATTATTAATACCTGTTGGTTTACATCATGCATTGAACTCAGTATTCTGGTTTGATGTTGCTGGAATAAATGATATTCCAAACTTCCTAGGTGGTGCAAAATCAATAGCTGAAGGAACTGCTGTAATAGGAAAAACAGGAATGTATCAAGCTGGATTCTTCCCAATCATGATGTTTGGATTACTAGGAGCTTGTCTTGCATTTGTTAGAACTGCAAAGCCTCAAAATAGAGCTAAAATATCTTCTATTATGTTAGCTGCTGGATTTGCAAGTTTCTTTACTGGAGTTACAGAACCAATTGAATTTGCATTTATGTTCGTTGCTCCTGGATTATATTTAGTACATGCAATTTTAACAGGAATATCAGTATTCATTGCAGCTTCTATGCACTGGATGGCAGGGTTTGGATTCTCAGCTGGATTTATTGATTTAGTTCTTTCAACAAGAAACCCATTAGCTCAAGGTTGGTATATGCTTGTAGTACAAGGGCTTGTATTCTTTGTAATTTATTATGTAATATTTAAATTTGCTATTGAAAAATTTAATCTTAAAACTCCTGGTAGAGAAGATGATGATGATACAGTAGAAGAAAAAGGAGCATCAAAAGTTACTTCTAATACAGAATTAGCAGCTGCATTATTACCTCTTTTAGGTGGGAAATCTAATATAGTTAATATTGATAACTGTACTACTAGATTAAGACTTGATGTGGTAGATAGTTCTGTGGTAAAAGAAGGGGAAATCAAAAAATTGGTTCCTGGAGTATTAAAACCAAGTAAGACAGCTGTTCAAGTAATAGTTGGTCCTGAGGTTGAGTTTGTTGCAACTGAATTAAAGAAATTAGTGTAA